The stretch of DNA CTTTTTCTGATTTAGGTTGTTCAGCTGGTTTATTTTCCTCAGCAGGAGCGGGATTTGTAGTTTCTTCAGCTTTTTTATTTGCCGCATCTAATTCTTTTTCTGCTTCTTTTGCAGTTAAGCCTTCTTTGAATCGTTTCACAAAGTCAGATCTCTTTTTAGCTGCTTCTTCCTTTAATTTTTCAATTACTTCCTGTTTTTGTTTTTCTAATTCAGGATCATTCTTCGTATCAGCTTTTTCTAATTCTGCAATTGCTGCTTTTAATGCCGCATCATAATTAGCTAAGAATTCTTTTTGCGCTGCTTCTTCTTTAGCTGCCGCTTCTTTATCTTCTTCTGCAGCCTTCTCATTCGCTTTATCGATTAATTCTTCGGCTTGTTTTGCAGTTAAGCCTTTTTTGAAGCCTTCTACGATTTGTTTTCTTGTTGCGTCTGATGCTGCTTTTAACGCTGCAATTGTGTCAGCTTTTGCTTTTGCTTCTTCTGGACTATTCGTTTCAGCTTTTTCTAATTCTTTGACAGCCTCTTCTAATGCTTTATCATAATTTGCTAAGAACTCGTCTTGTTTTGCTTTTGCTTCTGCTTCTGCTTTTGCTTCTTCCGCAGCTTTTTTATTTGCATCATCAATTGCTTTTTCAGCTTCTTCTACAGTTAAACCATTTTTGAAACCATCCTCGATTTCTTTTTTCTGTTTAGCTGCTTCTGCTTTTAATTTTGTAATGGCCTCTGCAACTTGTTTTGCTAATTCAGGATTATTTTGAGTATCCGCTTTTTTTAATTCTGCAATTGCGTCTTCTAACGCTTTATCAAAATTCGCTAAAAATTCTTTTTGAGCTGCTTCCTCTGCTTTAGCTGCTTCTTCCTCTTCTGCTTCCTCTTTTTTAGCAATTTCTTCTATTTCATTTTCAGTAGCTTCTGCGGTTTTCCCTGTCTTGAACCCATCCTCGATTTTAGCTCTCTCTTTAGCTGCTTCTGCTTTTAATTTTGCAATTGTCTCTTTAATACTTTCAGCTGATCCTGGATCATTTTTTGCTTCTTCTTCTAATTCTTTAATAGTTTCTTCTAAAGCTTGATCAAAATTAGCTAAAATTTCATTTTGAGCTGTAGTTTCTTCTGCAGCTTTTACAACTGACGGTTGAGAAGCAATAAATGCGGATCCCAACATAGCAACACTAGCCAAGCTAGTTAAAATTATTTTCTTTTTATCCATTTTAAAAACCTCTTTTTTATAATATATTCCTTTCCATTATAACGTTTCTTAATGTCATAAGCAAGCAATATAAATAAACCCTTTTAATTCATTTAAACTGGAAAAATTTATCCTTTCTAAATCTTATCTTTTCTTCAATCCACTACAGTTGACAAAGAGCCAAAAAAGCTAAAAAGCAGGAGATTTCTCCCCTGCTTTGATTTAATTACTTAAAATTAAACCCATTCACCATTAGCATTCACAGTATACCCATTAATTGTAGTATTAACTGCCAAAGCTCCTGAAGAATATGAATAATACCATTTACCAGCTACTTGGAACCAACCTGTCTTCATAGCGCCTGAACTAGCAAGATAATACCATGTTCCACCTTGGTTCAACCAACCTGTCTGCATAGCACCTGAAGCATTGAGGTAATACCAATTGCCATCTACAAATTTCCAGCCTGTCTGCATAGCACCTGAACCGTCAAGATAATACCATGTACCATTGTCTTTTATCCATCTAGTACCCATTTTACCTAAACTATCAAAATGATACCAGCTGCCATTTATAAATTTCCAGCCAGTTTCCATAGCACCTGAGCCGTTAAGATAGTACCAATTACCATCAACTTGTTTCCAGCCAGTTTTCATCACACCAGTTTCATCCAAGTAATACCATGACCCATCTTTGACCCAACCTGTCTTCATTCCATCTTCTTTAGAGAAATAATACCAATCCAGTCCAATTTTCTTCCATCCAACATGACGATTTCCCTCATCATCGATGAAGAATTTTTTACCATCAATTAAAACAATACCTGGTTTAAGGACACCTTCCTCATCTAAGAAATAATGTTTCCCGTCTACTGTAATATCCCCTGTTAGACGAACACCTTCTTTTAGATAGTAAGTTTTATCATCAATTTTGATAAAGCCAGTTTTCTTATCACCATTTTCAACAAAATAGTAAACCTTATCAGCAACTTTTACAAATCCTAACTGTTTGAAACCATCTTTTTCATCTAGGTAGTATTGCTTATCACCTGCAGTCAATAGACCTTTTTTCATAGCTCCATCAGCTTCAAAGTAGTAAGTCTTACCATCAATTTTTTGCCAGCCGGTAACCTTTTTGCCGTCCTTAATATAGTAGACCTTCCCGTTCTCCGTTTTGAATTGACCTGCAGAAGTAGACTGGTTTTGATTATTACTATTATTTTGGTTAGTATTAGTCGTTGAATTTGAACGATAAATATGGTAAAGTGTATCACCTTTTAATTCACCATTAACATAAGTATAGTTGGCAATATCCAGACGACTGGTATCAGAAGCTGCAGATCCTGTACGTGGATCTTTAATATCAACTGGAACATCACTACCAGGTTTATATTCTACAAAACGAACTGCTTTGACAGAAGAGTTAGAAGTTGTTGAGCCACTATTATTGTTTGTACCAGTACCATTTTGGTTATTGTTCCCATTAGTATTACTAGTGCTACCATTGTTTTGGTTGTTATCTCTATGGTATGGATTGGTCTGAGTACCAGAATTCGTAGTACCTGTTGTAGCAGTTGGCGCATACATATGATACATAATACCATTCTCTTCTCTACTAGAAGTATAGATATAATTTGCAATTTCAGGGTGATTCTCAATAGATGCAGCTGTCACAGCAGATCCTGTTAGTGCAGTTTTGATATCTACAGGTCCACCATTTTTAAATGTTGCATAGTGGACTTCTTTAACCGTAGAAGTTGTTGAAGTCGTTGTTGCCCCTGTTTCAGCAGCTTTTACTTGTTGGACCGTAGCCATCGCTAGCACTGAAGTAGCTAGCAAGATACCTGTTAGTGTTTTTCTCATAGAAAAAATCCTCCTGTATTAAGATAATAAATTTATCTAAATTATATCCCTTTCCTATAATAAATGCAATAAAAAACATAAAAAGTGTAGAAATATTTAAGAGTAACAAAAAGAGAGCAGTTCAAACCACTCTCTTTGTTATTTTATACCCATTCACCGTTGGCATTTACATAGTAGCCATCGACTGTAGTACTTACTGCAAGGGCACCTGAACTATAAGCATAGTACCATTTACCACCAACTTGGAACCAACCAGTTACCATAGCACCTGAGCCTTTGAGGTAGTACCATGAATCACCTACTTTAGCCCAACCTGTTTGCATAGCACCTGAACTATTTAGGTAGTACCAAGTGCCACCATCTTGCAACCAGCCAGTTTGCATCTCACCTGAACCATTTAGATAGTACCAAGTGTTGCCATCTTTAACCCACCATTTTTGCATGATGCCTTCAGCGTTAAAATAGTACCATTTACCACCATCTTTAAGCCAACCAACTTGACGTTTACCTTCTTTATTTACATAAATCCAATGATTGTCAACTTTGTTCCAGCCAGCTTTAGTATCAGAATCATCTGTCAAGAAGTACGTTTTACCATCAACAGTGATTTCACCGAACTTACGCTCACCTTCTTCAGTAACATAGTAATACTTATCTCCAGCATCCTTGATAAGACCAGTCTTACGTTCACCTTCTGCTGTGATGTAATACCATTTACCAGCACTGTCTTTTACAATACCTGACTTGGTTGTGCCATCTTCAGCAAAGAAGTACCATTTTGCCCCAACTTTATGAGCTCCAGTTGTCACAACACCATCTTTGACAAAATAAGTTTTACCATTATCGGTAACAACTTCTGTCTTACGAGCTCCATCTGACACAAAATAATAGGTTTTTTCTCCTACTTTAATGAAACCAGTTTTCTTAACACCTTGTCCATCTAGATAGTAACGTTCAGAGGTGTTTTCAAGTACTCCGTGAGCCATAACACCTTCACTATCAAAATAGTAAGTTTTACCATCAACATTTGCCCAACCTTTTACAGGGTTTCCTTTATAGTAAAGATAACGATTCCCAGCTGACTCACGCCATTTTACATCCTTGTCAGACGTCTTATAACCCTGAGTATTTAATTCACTAACTGGAGCATCTGGATCATTTACATGATCTTCAATCTTTGTTCCTTTTTCAACAAATAGGTAATATTTTCTCCCACCTTCAACAAAAGTACGTTGGTATTCAAAACCATCAATTGATGGATGTTTTGAAATAGGTTGATTACCATCTTCATAAAAAACTGTCTTACGCTCCTGTGAGCGCCCATTAATCACTGTGACCCACTCAGTTCTATAAACAACTTCTTCCGCACTTACTGGACTAGCAGTAGTAGCAGAATAACTTGTCAAAACTGCTGCACTTGCCATTGTTAGACTAGCTAATGCTAGAGCTAAAGCTTTTTTATTCTTCATTTGAATATTCTCCATTTTTAAAAATTTAGGTGATAAACCTAGCTTTATTGTATCTTATTTTTTAAAAAAATTCTAAGAAAAACTGAACTTTTTATGTAAAAAATAAAAAGCAGAAGAAATCTTCTGCTTTTTTGATTAAACTAGATTATTTAACCCATTCACCGTTTCCGTTTACAGTGTATCCACCTACAGTTGTGTTAACTGCAAGGGCACCTGAACCGTCAACGTAGTACCATTTACCAGCAACTTCAAACCATTGGCTAGCTTTCATAGCACCTGATGCTTCAAGGAAGTACCATTTGCCACCGTCTTGCAACCAACCAGTTTCCATAGCACCTGAACCGTTTAGGTAGTACCAAGTGTTACCATCTTTAACCCACCATTTTTGCATTACGCCTTCAGCGTTAAAGAAGTACCATTTACCGTCAACTTGTTTCCAACCAGTAGCTTGTTTGTTGTTGTCGAAGTAGTGCCATCCGTTTTCACCTTGAACCCACTCAGTACGAGCAACGTTATAAGTGTCAGTTTTTTCGATTGTCAACTCACCGTTAACAAACATGTCTGAACCTTCACGTACAACTTCTTCTGCATCAAGTAGAGTACCTACTGTAAGATTAGCAGGAACAAAGTAACCTTTTGGAGCTTGATCAACACGGTAAACTACATAACCACCGTTTTCAACAGCAAACTCAACATCACCTGCTGCGTCAGTAGTTCCTTCAATTAAAGCTGGTTTTTTGTAGTTGTCAAAGTCTTCTGGTGTTTTGTATACTAAAGCAGCTACTTTAACACCTGCTACAGGGTTACCTTGGACATCTTTAACATGTACACGAACATGAGTACCATTACCAAATACATCTGGTAAAACCTTACCATCTTTACCGATACGATTTCTTACAGCGTATGGGTTTGTAGCTGGAGTTGCTGGTTTGTATTGGTCAGCATCAGCAACTACACCAGTGTGAGCTGAAACAACTGTGTTTCCGCTATAGTTAGCTTGGTCGATTTTACCAGTAAGTGGGTTTACACGACCAGTACTATAACCGTTGTTACCATCAGCTGAAACAGCTTGTACAGCACCAAATGCTGCAAGAGCGACTGCGCTTGTCAATAAAACTTTTTTCATCGTTTTATCTCCTTTGTTTTTCTTTAAAATATTTTTCGTAAGACTATCTTACTACCATACAGTATATAAATATTTGCAGGATTTGTCAAGGGTTTTCTTCTACTTTTTAAAGTTTTTACCCATTTTTAGAAAAAAAGGTGAAAAAAACAACTTTGCGAGAGTGAATACGCTTAAAATATCCTATATTCAAGTGAAAATCTCACAATTTTTTGATCCTTGAGTAAAATCATTCATATCTAATCCACATAGACAGTTGGACAGAACTCACTTCTGTAGTATTATCCTATAACCCCTTCGAAATGTCAAGCAAAAATGACAAGTTTTTTGATAATAACTTGCCATTTTATAAACTTTCTACTATTTAAAATGTGACCTTATAGCAAGTCCTCAAACTCTGCGACCGTCATACCTAATTGCTGGCTGGCAACCTCAGGTGTCAGAAGACCTTGGCGAACGAGATTTAGTAGCATAGACAAACTTCCTTCAACTTTCCCACGCTCCAGTCCCTGTTCAATGCCCTCTGCGCGACCACGTTCAAGACCACGTTCTAAACCTTGTTCAATACCTTCGGCTCTAGCGGTTTCCAAGGCATAGTCCTGTGCTAACAAGGCTTGTTCTTCTCGCATACGTAGTTGACTAAACATTTTCCTGTCCTCCTCGGACCAGCTTTTGTAGTCTAGCAGTTGGTCTGCTTGGCTGATAGCTCGCTCTGGTTCTTGGGTAAAGGGTTTATTCCCAAAAAACTCCAACCACGGTTTGCGAACCTCGTCTTTGCTGGTTTCTCTGTATTTTTTTAGTTCTAAGAACGCCATCTTGACCAGATGGTTTTCTTGTCCATTGTTTGTAATTGTTAAAGCCTCACCTGTTGTGTCCTCGCGCATACTAAAGCTATGGAAAGCCAAATCATCTGAGAAGTAATTGCTATCCACGATTGCGATAGCATATACTGGTGCGATGTGTTTGTAACTTCGATGAGTATTGCCTTCTTACTGGCGAATTTTTTCAAGATTTTGATTGACCTGACTACACAGGTAAGCCCACAGGCGATTGATGAAAAAATTCTGATGATGAACTTGGATTTCGATAATAACCTGCGTGCCATTGTCCAACTCTGCCAAGACGTCTATACTGGTATAGAAATCCTGCGCTGAATAAGGGATGGAGGGTAATACGTGAATATTGCTTCCCTCCAAAATGGTCACATTTTTTGCTGGTAAATCCAGCATATCGCGAATAAATTGACAAGTGATTTCTGGATTGCTAAAGATTTTCTTAGCAACCAAATCATTGGTCGGGCTAATGCCCGGATGTCTTAGAATCATCCTCTTCCTCCTTTTATTATACCACAGTTTTAAATCTAGGTTTCCTAGATTCTCTGGTTCTATCTATTTATTCGGAAAAGAGATGAAAAAAACCTGAGAATCATCTCAGGCTTGGTCATTAAATCTTTTTCTCAATACTGAAAAGTGGAGAAAGTGGGCGTTTTTCATGGATACGTACAATAGCATCTCCTAGGAGATGAGCGATTGAAATTTGCTCAATCTTATCAATCAAACGCTCTTCTGGCAGATAGATGGTATCCAAAACAACCAATTTCTTAATAGCTGATTTTTGGATATTGTCCATAGCAGGACCAGAAAGAACTGGGTGCGTACAGCTCGCATAGACTTCAACAGCACCAGCTTCTGCAAGGGCATCTGCCGCATGACAAATCGTTCCAGCAGTATCAATCATATCATCAATCAAGATACAAGTCTTGCCTTCGACCTTACCGATGATGTTCATGACTTCACTGGTATTCATCTTATCAACACTACGACGTTTGTCAATGATAGCAATAGATGTTTTCAAAAATTCTGCCAACTTACGGGCACGAGTCACCCCTCCATGGTCTGGGCTGACAACCACATAGTCAGAACCAACCATGCCACGACGCTCAAAATAATCCGCAATCAGAGGAGCTCCCATCAAATGATCCACAGGAATATCAAAGAACCCTTGAATCTGCGCAGCATGCAAGTCGATGGTCAATAGACGATCCACTCCAGCTACTTCAAGCATATTTGCGACAAGTTTTGAAGTGATTGGCTCACGCGCTCTCGCCTTTCTATCCTGACGTGCATACCCATAGTAAGGCATGACAACATTGACAGATTCTGCACTCGCACGCTTCAAAGCATCCACCATAATCAAAATTTCAAGCAGATTGTCATTTACAGGCGAGCTAGTTGATTGTAGGATAAAGACGTGTTTCCCACGGATTGATTCTTCGATGTTGACCTGAATCTCTCCATCTGAAAATTGGCGAACACTTGATTTCCCCAACTCTATCCCAATCTCCTGCGCTACACGTTTTGCCAATTCTTGATTAGAAGAAAGGGCAAACAGCTTTAAATCAGAAAAAGACATGATTTCCTCCGGTATATATGTATCGCTTGTGCTTTTCACAAGATTTTTCCATCTACCATTGTAGCGCTTTTTGCACTATTTTTCAATCAAAAATAAAAGAAGGGTACCATATTTGTACCCTTGCATCATTCTTTTGAAAAATATTCTAGTTCATCAACTCATTGTGCTTCTCAACAAAGCGATAAGCCTGATAAAAACCATAGAGAGCAATAGCCGTAACCACTGGAATCGCTAGTGGCAACTCTGTCTCTAATTCTACAAAAGGAGAGTTAAACAAGAAATGAGTTCCCAAGGCCAAACCTAGGAAAATAAGCCCCTGTTTCTTGCCAACCTTCTGTCCTTTATAGGCTCTGTAAAGCAAGTAAACACCTACTACCGCCAAACCTGAAAAAGTCCAGTGAGAGGCAATTCCTGAGATGATACGCTCTAAAATTCTCGAAATAGTAAAGTCAAAGCCCTCTGGCAAATCTGTACGAATGTAGCCAATATCCTCAATCATTTGGAATCCCAAACCAGAAGCAATCCCAAGTAAAAACAAAGATTTTAATTTTCGCACAGGAATCAAAGCTAAAACAAAGACAAGTGGCAACAATTTCAAGGGTTCTTCTACCAAAGGAGCCACAATCGCACTTTCAAAGGCATTTAAAAATGCACTATCTGGGAAAAGAACCTCCAATAAATCATGGATATAGGTATTAGCAAAGCTAGACAACCAACCTGAAAGGAACATCCCACCCAATAAAGACAGAATCAAGGCATTCTTTGACAATTCCCATTTTTTCCCAATACGGAAAAGGAAATAAAGAGCCGGAATCATGTAAAAGAGAGCTAGAAAGATAGAAACTCCCATTAGGCCATATTCTGCACCTGACATCGAACCATCCGTATAGTAGATTGTTTCATACTGCAAACCAATACATAGCAATAAAATAAAAATAAATAAAATGCTGTTTTTCTTCATACACTTTCTTTCTATATGAAGTATTTATAATTCTACGACTGTCATACTTCCTGTATCCACATCGTAAATAGCACCAGAGATAATGACATCATCTGGTATTAGGGGAGAATCGATAAGGAGTTGCATGTCCTCACGTACACTCTCCTCTATATCTTGAAAGGGCAAGAAGTCCTGGTCTGACACATCGACACCTAGTTCCTCTTTTAAATACTCCTGAAAAGGCCCATTTTCAAAGGTCTGAGCACCACAGTCTGTATGGTGCAATACCACAATCTCTCTTGTCCCCATTTGTTGCTGGGAAATAACTAGCGAACGAATCATGTCCTCAGTCACTCGACCACCTGCATTCCGCAAGATATGAGCATCCCCAAGTGCCAAGCCCAGAGCTTGCGCCACGTGCAAACGTGAATCCATACAGGTCACAATAGCCACTCTTGTTTTGGGTTTAAGTGGCAGATTTAACTGCCCATGTAGGGCAACATAAGCCTGATTGGCTTGCATAAACTGTTCAAAATACGACACGATTCCCTCCTTGAAAATTTGATAGTCAAATATTTCTCCTATCTTATCATTTTTAAGAAGATTTGTCACGGATTATGCAAAGACCTTTTTCAAAACTTCCTGAATCGTTGTCACGCCAATAACCTGAATTTCCTTAGGCGAAGTGATTCCTGTCAAGGAATTCTTAGGTACATAAATTTTAGTAAAACCCAGTTTAGCAGCTTCATTGATGCGCTGCTCGATACGATTCACGCGCCGAATTTCTCCAGTCAAACCTAGTTCTCCTACAAAACATTCCTGAGGATTGGTAGGCTTGTCTTTATAACTCGAAGCAATGGCAACAGCAACAGCTAAGTCAATGGCAGGTTCATCCAATTTGACACCGCCAGCAGATTTTAGGTAAGCATCCTGATTTTGCAAGAGAAGACCTGCCCGTTTTTCCAAAACAGCCATAATCAGACTAGCACGGTTAAAATCAAGTCCTGTCGTCGTACGCTTGGCATTTCCAAACATAGTCGGTGTAACCAAAGCCTGAACCTCCGCCAAAATCGGACGCGTCCCCTCCATAGTCACAACGATAGAAGAACCAGTCGCCCCATCCAAACGCTCTTCTAAGAAAACTTGACTCGGATTGAGAACCTCAACCAAACCGCCCGACTGCATCTCAAAAATCCCAATCTCATTGGTAGAACCAAAACGATTTTTGACCGCCCTCAAAATACGGAAGGTATGATGACGCTCCCCTTCAAAGTAAAGCACCGTATCCACCATATGCTCCAACATACGAGGCCCAGCCAAGGTTCCTTCCTTGGTTACATGCCCTACGATAAATATGGCAATGTTATTGGTTTTGGCCAGCTGCATAAGTTCAGCTGTCACTTCACGCACCTGAGAAACAGACCCCTGCACCCCTGAAATCTCAGGAGACATAATGGTCTGGATAGAGTCAATAATGAGGAAGTCTGGTTGGATGCGCTCCACCTCAGCTCGAACACTCTGCATATTGGTCTCTGCATAGAGATAAAACTCGCTATCAATATCACCCAAACGCTCTGCACGTAGTTTAATCTGCTGGGCAGACTCCTCCCCACTGACGTAGAGAACAGTCCCAACTTGAGACAGCTGGGTTGAAACTTGTAGGAGAAGGGTTGATTTCCCGATTCCAGGATCCCCACCGATAAGAACGAGACTTCCCGGTACCACTCCGCCTCCAAGTACACGGTTGAATTCCTCCATGTCCGTCTTGGTTCGATTGACGTTGATAGAAGTCACCTCAGCCAGTTTCATGGGCTTGGTTTTCTCACCTGTTAAAGACACACGCGCATTTTTGACCTCGGCAACCTCAACCTCTTCTACAAAGGAAGACCAAGACCCACAGTTAGGACATCGTCCCAGATATTTAGGGGAATTATACCCACAATTTTGACATACAAATGTCGCTTTTTTCTTTGCGATGATAAACCTCTTTCTATATCTCTAACTCACACTCAATTACTTGGCAAAAATCAATCTTCTCATTTGGCACAAACTGGCGCATGAGCATGTTGTGAGTTACCACTATCACGGTCTGGTAATCTCGATACTTAGCCATGCATTCTAGAAAACGAGACTTCATCTCCGTAGCTGTCTCATATTGAATAGTACTATTAGGAAGTAACTCCCCCTTATTTTCTAGAAACATAGTACGAGCTTTTTCAAAATTATCTGTGCCACTTTCATAGACCTGCCATTCATGCAATAATGGCTCCACTCTCAAAGGAAGTTCAGTAACACAAGCCACATAAAAAGCCGTCTCTAAAGCTCTTGTGACTGCAGAAGATATGATTATTTCAGCTGAAGGGAGTAAAGGATTGGTGCTCAGTTTCTGGGCTTGTTGCCGTCCCTTCTCAGACAAGGGTGCCAAATCTATCCCAAATCCCGTATAAGAACGCTCCTCTAACTCACAATAATCTGGCTCCCCGTGACGTACAAAGATAATCTTCATTCTAGTGCCCTGTCGATCCAAATCCACCAGTTCGCACGCCATCAGCTGCATCTCCATCTGCAATTAAGAAAGGAGCAAAGACAGCCTGGACAACACGTTCCCCAACTTCAAGAACAACCTCTTGGTCTGTGATATTCTTCATCTGCGCAAAAATATGTCCTTCATTCCCAGGATTTCCATAATAATCCCCATCAATGACCCCAACTGAATTAATTAAAACCAAACCCTTCTTACGAGGGTTTGAAGAACGATCATAAAGGTAAAGAACCTCAGTCGGTTGCATATAAGCCTTAACCCCTGTCGGAACCAAGACAATCTCTCCTGGTGCAATAACTGTACGCACAGCAACCTTTAAGTCGTAACCAGCCGCATGCGCTGTCTCACGCTTGGGCAATAAATTTTCATCTGTAAAACTAGAAACCAATTCAAAACCACGAATTTTCATCATCTTCTCTTTTCTATTATCATTCATTCTAGATTATTCTATCTTATTTATTCGGAAAAAGCACGAAAAAAAGAGCACACAATTCAAATCGCTTAGGGCTGCTGGATTCCTCCCCTGACCCGCTTCACGCAGAACTGTTGCTCCACTATTTATTATATCACATTCCTATTCATTTTAAAAGCAAAATTATTTTTTCCGTCTATTTCTAAAAAAGTCCTGCATAATAGCTGCGCATTCATCTTCCAAAATTCCCGTTTCAACCTCCACACGATGATTGAGACGCTCATCTGTCAAGATATCGTACAAACTCCCAGCAGCGCCAAATTTCTGG from Streptococcus mitis encodes:
- a CDS encoding LPXTG cell wall anchor domain-containing protein; protein product: MDKKKIILTSLASVAMLGSAFIASQPSVVKAAEETTAQNEILANFDQALEETIKELEEEAKNDPGSAESIKETIAKLKAEAAKERAKIEDGFKTGKTAEATENEIEEIAKKEEAEEEEAAKAEEAAQKEFLANFDKALEDAIAELKKADTQNNPELAKQVAEAITKLKAEAAKQKKEIEDGFKNGLTVEEAEKAIDDANKKAAEEAKAEAEAKAKQDEFLANYDKALEEAVKELEKAETNSPEEAKAKADTIAALKAASDATRKQIVEGFKKGLTAKQAEELIDKANEKAAEEDKEAAAKEEAAQKEFLANYDAALKAAIAELEKADTKNDPELEKQKQEVIEKLKEEAAKKRSDFVKRFKEGLTAKEAEKELDAANKKAEETTNPAPAEENKPAEQPKSEKGEALVQEELPEYPEIKKVGDSTGSPTKEEGRQSDNTAVNEPALVSKTPSASGTDAPAATPADAPATPAVAPTVAGTSQDNTYQAPAAKADDKKELPNTGGKDNVAIASLGFLGLLLGALPFVKRKN
- a CDS encoding N-acetylmuramoyl-L-alanine amidase family protein, translating into MRKTLTGILLATSVLAMATVQQVKAAETGATTTSTTSTVKEVHYATFKNGGPVDIKTALTGSAVTAASIENHPEIANYIYTSSREENGIMYHMYAPTATTGTTNSGTQTNPYHRDNNQNNGSTSNTNGNNNQNGTGTNNNSGSTTSNSSVKAVRFVEYKPGSDVPVDIKDPRTGSAASDTSRLDIANYTYVNGELKGDTLYHIYRSNSTTNTNQNNSNNQNQSTSAGQFKTENGKVYYIKDGKKVTGWQKIDGKTYYFEADGAMKKGLLTAGDKQYYLDEKDGFKQLGFVKVADKVYYFVENGDKKTGFIKIDDKTYYLKEGVRLTGDITVDGKHYFLDEEGVLKPGIVLIDGKKFFIDDEGNRHVGWKKIGLDWYYFSKEDGMKTGWVKDGSWYYLDETGVMKTGWKQVDGNWYYLNGSGAMETGWKFINGSWYHFDSLGKMGTRWIKDNGTWYYLDGSGAMQTGWKFVDGNWYYLNASGAMQTGWLNQGGTWYYLASSGAMKTGWFQVAGKWYYSYSSGALAVNTTINGYTVNANGEWV
- a CDS encoding N-acetylmuramoyl-L-alanine amidase family protein, with protein sequence MKNKKALALALASLTMASAAVLTSYSATTASPVSAEEVVYRTEWVTVINGRSQERKTVFYEDGNQPISKHPSIDGFEYQRTFVEGGRKYYLFVEKGTKIEDHVNDPDAPVSELNTQGYKTSDKDVKWRESAGNRYLYYKGNPVKGWANVDGKTYYFDSEGVMAHGVLENTSERYYLDGQGVKKTGFIKVGEKTYYFVSDGARKTEVVTDNGKTYFVKDGVVTTGAHKVGAKWYFFAEDGTTKSGIVKDSAGKWYYITAEGERKTGLIKDAGDKYYYVTEEGERKFGEITVDGKTYFLTDDSDTKAGWNKVDNHWIYVNKEGKRQVGWLKDGGKWYYFNAEGIMQKWWVKDGNTWYYLNGSGEMQTGWLQDGGTWYYLNSSGAMQTGWAKVGDSWYYLKGSGAMVTGWFQVGGKWYYAYSSGALAVSTTVDGYYVNANGEWV
- a CDS encoding N-acetylmuramoyl-L-alanine amidase family protein; translation: MKKVLLTSAVALAAFGAVQAVSADGNNGYSTGRVNPLTGKIDQANYSGNTVVSAHTGVVADADQYKPATPATNPYAVRNRIGKDGKVLPDVFGNGTHVRVHVKDVQGNPVAGVKVAALVYKTPEDFDNYKKPALIEGTTDAAGDVEFAVENGGYVVYRVDQAPKGYFVPANLTVGTLLDAEEVVREGSDMFVNGELTIEKTDTYNVARTEWVQGENGWHYFDNNKQATGWKQVDGKWYFFNAEGVMQKWWVKDGNTWYYLNGSGAMETGWLQDGGKWYFLEASGAMKASQWFEVAGKWYYVDGSGALAVNTTVGGYTVNGNGEWVK
- a CDS encoding ribose-phosphate diphosphokinase, which codes for MSFSDLKLFALSSNQELAKRVAQEIGIELGKSSVRQFSDGEIQVNIEESIRGKHVFILQSTSSPVNDNLLEILIMVDALKRASAESVNVVMPYYGYARQDRKARAREPITSKLVANMLEVAGVDRLLTIDLHAAQIQGFFDIPVDHLMGAPLIADYFERRGMVGSDYVVVSPDHGGVTRARKLAEFLKTSIAIIDKRRSVDKMNTSEVMNIIGKVEGKTCILIDDMIDTAGTICHAADALAEAGAVEVYASCTHPVLSGPAMDNIQKSAIKKLVVLDTIYLPEERLIDKIEQISIAHLLGDAIVRIHEKRPLSPLFSIEKKI
- a CDS encoding PrsW family intramembrane metalloprotease, giving the protein MKKNSILFIFILLLCIGLQYETIYYTDGSMSGAEYGLMGVSIFLALFYMIPALYFLFRIGKKWELSKNALILSLLGGMFLSGWLSSFANTYIHDLLEVLFPDSAFLNAFESAIVAPLVEEPLKLLPLVFVLALIPVRKLKSLFLLGIASGLGFQMIEDIGYIRTDLPEGFDFTISRILERIISGIASHWTFSGLAVVGVYLLYRAYKGQKVGKKQGLIFLGLALGTHFLFNSPFVELETELPLAIPVVTAIALYGFYQAYRFVEKHNELMN
- a CDS encoding beta-class carbonic anhydrase — its product is MSYFEQFMQANQAYVALHGQLNLPLKPKTRVAIVTCMDSRLHVAQALGLALGDAHILRNAGGRVTEDMIRSLVISQQQMGTREIVVLHHTDCGAQTFENGPFQEYLKEELGVDVSDQDFLPFQDIEESVREDMQLLIDSPLIPDDVIISGAIYDVDTGSMTVVEL
- the radA gene encoding DNA repair protein RadA; amino-acid sequence: MAKKKATFVCQNCGYNSPKYLGRCPNCGSWSSFVEEVEVAEVKNARVSLTGEKTKPMKLAEVTSINVNRTKTDMEEFNRVLGGGVVPGSLVLIGGDPGIGKSTLLLQVSTQLSQVGTVLYVSGEESAQQIKLRAERLGDIDSEFYLYAETNMQSVRAEVERIQPDFLIIDSIQTIMSPEISGVQGSVSQVREVTAELMQLAKTNNIAIFIVGHVTKEGTLAGPRMLEHMVDTVLYFEGERHHTFRILRAVKNRFGSTNEIGIFEMQSGGLVEVLNPSQVFLEERLDGATGSSIVVTMEGTRPILAEVQALVTPTMFGNAKRTTTGLDFNRASLIMAVLEKRAGLLLQNQDAYLKSAGGVKLDEPAIDLAVAVAIASSYKDKPTNPQECFVGELGLTGEIRRVNRIEQRINEAAKLGFTKIYVPKNSLTGITSPKEIQVIGVTTIQEVLKKVFA